A portion of the Betta splendens chromosome 2, fBetSpl5.4, whole genome shotgun sequence genome contains these proteins:
- the LOC114851040 gene encoding dynactin subunit 1-like isoform X4 codes for MSSAGTVESGKPPKIGSIVEVTGKGQRGTVAYIGATLFASGKWVGVILDEPKGKNDGTVQGKRYFTCEENHGIFVRQSQIQVVEDGSAATSPDAPESGITRMSKQKDIPETPKTSKQTPVSIKKSSTRRSAKWSTPRLMPATSLPSLLVRPHSRYSLTSMASRESLSSSLSGDVSEASLSHQGALGAPVVPQPSGTPAAAVATVPATPSKAEPAISKQEEESLRAQVKDLEEKLETLKMKRTEDKAKLKELEKHKIQLEQLQEWKTKMQEQQAELQKQLKEAKREAREAQEAKDRYMEEMSDTADAIEMATLDKEMAEERAESLQVEVDTLKEKVEELSMDLEILRHEISEKGTDGAASSYHVKQLEEQNGRLKEALVRMRDLSASEKQEHVKLQKQMEKKNTELETLRTQKEKLQEEMKQAEATIDELKEQVDAALGSEEMVETLTERNLDLEEKVRELRETVTDLEAINEMNDELQENARETEMELREQVDLSGAKVREAEKRVEAAQETVADYQQTINKYRELTASLQDANRELTSQQNANVEQVQQPPAELFDFKIKFAETKAYAKAIEMELRKMEVAQSNRQVSLLTSFMPDSFLRHGGDHDCILVLLLIPRLICKAELISKQAQEKFDLNGNLVQGTGLRGPPGEQRSFASGLVYSLSLLQSTLHKYEQALSSCSVEVFKRMGTLYSEMSFHERSLDYLIDLLHKDQLDETVQVEPLTKAIKYYQQLYSVHLTDQSEDCTVQLGDHIKFSQSALDCMGVEVARLRAFLAAGQESSVLSVLLKDLDTSCSDIRQFCKKIRRRMPGTDVVGVPAAVSFGPQVSETLTECRRQLTRVVAVLQEVAAAGAQMVAPLAEQEGLSALKLEDITGKAVEQVYGSHGLNGPECLRQSCSSVIATMNKMATAMQEGEYDADKPQSMTPPVEVRASTVRAEMTDAEGLGVKLEDRETVIKELKKSLKIKGEELSEANVRLSLLEKKLDTSTKDADERVEKIQTKLDENLSLLKKKEKEFEETMDALQADIDQLEAEKAELKQRINSQSKMTIEGLRGPAASGIASIVQGSAGAGLSPSMAGSVQVVDSPLLRQQVEAQRLSIKHLKNENNRIKAEKMRAQLASLPPLCPPKLPQVPKDSSMPPQGLNTGIYRRTDQLLATLLKLSAEVKVVDITGKTAVSASAQLLEQTARLKNLSDALEKLKGEVAEHVVSYQPGAKASSDFATFPVSSFVKAKEEKQGGTVFVGRVSIPCTAGQEQVHRLVLSQQQLQQVHRLLMA; via the exons ATGAGCAGTGCAGGAACAGTGGAGAGTGGTAAACCTCCAAAG ATCGGCTCTATAGTAGAGGTGACAGGAAAGGGTCAGCGCGGAACTGTTGCCTACATCGGTGCCACCCTCTTTGCCTCTGGAAAATGGGTTGGCGTCATACTTGATGAGCCCAAAGGCAAGAACGATGGGACTGTGCAGGGGAAACGCTACTTCACCTGTGAGGAAAATCATGGGATATTTGTCAGACAGTCCCAG ATCCAGGTGGTGGAGGACGGTTCTGCTGCAACGTCACCAGATGCCCCTGAGTCTGGCATTACCAGAATGTCCAAGCAAAAGG ATATTCCAGAGACTCCTAAAACATCGAAACAG ACACCTGTGAGCATTAAGAAG TCCTCTACCCGCCGCTCTGCTAAG TGGAGTACTCCACGTCTCATGCCTGCTacctccctcccctcgctcctTGTGCGCCCCCACAGCCGCTACAGCCTGACATCCATG GCATCTCGTGAGAGcctgtcttcctctctgtccggTGATGTCAGTGAGGCGAGCCTGTCACACCAGGGTGCCCTGGGAGCACCTGTTGTGCCTCAGCCAAGCGGgacgcctgcagctgcagtagcCACTGTTCCAGCTACACCAAGCAAG GCGGAACCTGCCATTTCCAAGCAG GAAGAAGAGTCACTCCGAGCTCAAGTCAAGGATCTCGAGGAGAAGCTGGAAACGCTGAAAATGAAGAGGACTGAGGACAAGGccaagctgaaggagctggagaaacacaagatccagctggagcagcttcaggagTGGAAAACCAAAATGCAGGAGcaacaggcagagctgcagaaacaaCTCAAAGAAGCCAAGAGG GAAGCACGTGAGGCACAGGAGGCTAAGGACCGTTACATGGAGGAGATGTCTGACACAGCAGATGCCATCGAAATGGCCACACTGGACAAAGAGATGGCTGAAGAGCGGGCAGAGTCTCTGCAAGTGGAAGTGGACACActgaaggagaaggtggaggagctctCCATGGACCTTGAGATTCTTAGGCATGAAATATCTGAGAAAG GCACAGATGGTGCCGCATCAAGTTACCAtgtcaaacagctggaggagcagaatgGCAGACTGAAGGAGGCACTGGTCAG AATGCGTGACCTTTCTGCCTCAGAGAAACAGGagcatgtgaagctgcagaagcagatGGAAAAGAAGaacactgagctggagactctgAGAACGCAGAAAGAGAAACTGCAGGAAGAAATGAAGCAGGCAGAAGCCACTATAGacgagctgaaggagcag GTGGATGCTGCTCTTGGATCAGAAGAGATGGTGGAAACCCTGACAGAAAGAAACCTCGACCTGGAAGAGAAAGTCCGAGAGCTAAGAGAAACTGTGACTGACCTG GAGGCAATCAATGAGATGAATGATGAACTCCAGGAGAATGCCAGAGAGACTGAGATGGAGCTGAGGGAGCAGGTGGACCTGAGTGGTGCAAAGgtcagagaggcagaaaaaagggTGGAGGCTGCCCAGGAGACTGTAGCTGATTATCAGCAGACCATCAACAAATACAGAGAGCTGACTGCCAGCCTACAG GATGCCAACAGAGAACTGACCAGCCAGCAGAATGCCAATGTTGAGCAGGTTCAGCAACCGCCTGCGGAACTGTTTGATTTCAAGATTAAGTTTGCAGAGACCAAAGCCTATGCCAAG GCGATTGAGATGGAGCTGAGGAAAATGGAAGTGGCTCAGTCAAACAGACAGGTGTCCCTCCTCACCTCGTTCATGCCAGACTCCTTTCTCCGTCATGGCGGCGATCACGACTGTATTCTGGTGCTTCTGCTCATTCCCAGGCTCATATGCAAG GCTGAGCTGATCAGTAAACAGGCCCAGGAGAAGTTTGACTTGAACGGGAACCTGGTCCAGGGCACGGGCCTCAGAGGGCCTCCAGGAGAGCAGCGTAGCTTTGCCTCAGGCCTGGTCTACTCCCTCAGCCTGCTGCAGAGCACCCTGCACAAATATGAACA GGCTCTGAGTTCCTGCAGCGTGGAGGTGTTTAAGCGTATGGGTACACTCTACTCTGAAATGAGCTTCCACGAGCGCTCTCTGGATTATTTAATTGATTTGCTGCATAAGGACCAATTAGACGAGACTGTCCAAGTGGAACCTCTGACTAAGGCCATTAAGTACTATCAG CAACTGTACAGCGTCCACCTGACAGATCAAAGTGAGGACTGCACGGTGCAGCTGGGTGACCACATCAAG TTTAGCCAGAGTGCCTTGGACTGTATGGGAGTGGAGGTGGCTCGTCTGCGAGCCTTCCTTGCAGCGGGGCAGGAGAGCTCTGTGTTGTCTGTGCTTCTGAAGGACCTAGACACTTCCTGCTCTGACATCAGACAGTTCTGTAAGAAGATCCGTCGCCGCATGCCTGGAACAGATGTAGTTggagttcctgctgctgtgagcttTGGACCACAG GTGTCTGAGACTTTGACTGAGTGCCGGCGCCAGCTGACTAGGGTGGTGGCTGTACTGCaggaggtggcagcagctgGTGCTCAGATGGTTGCTCCACTGGCAGAACAGGAGGGACTCAGTGCGCTTAAACTAGAGGACATCACTGGCAAGGCTGTGGAACAG GTATATGGCTCCCATGGCCTGAACGGCCCTGAGTGTCTGCGTCAGTCTTGCAGCTCAGTCATTGCTACCATGAACAAGATGGCGACAGCCATGCAGGAAGGAGAATATGATGCTGACAAACCTCAGAGCATG ACTCCACCTGTGGAGGTGAGAGCATCCACTGTCAGAGCGGAGATGACTGACGCTGAAGGTCTAGGAGTTAAACtagaagacagagagacagtcatcaagGAGCTCAAGAAGTCTCTCAAGATTAAG GGTGAGGAGCTAAGCGAGGCCAACGTCCGTCTGAGCCTtctggagaagaagctggaCACCTCCACCAAGGATGCAGATGAGCGAGTTGAGAAGATTCAGACTAAACTAGATGAGAATCTTTCCCtgctgaagaagaaagaaaa GGAGTTTGAGGAAACAATGGACGCTCTACAAGCTGATATTGACCAGCTTGAGGCAGAAAAGGCAGAGCTGAAACAACGCATCAATAGCCAATCAAAGATGACTATTGAAGGCCTGAGAGGCCCAGCTGCGTCTGGAATTGCCTCCATTGTTCAGGGCTCTGCAGGAG CAGGTCTGTCTCCATCCATGGCAGGCTCAGTGCAGGTGGTGGACTCGCCTCTGCTCAGGCAGCAGGTTGAGGCTCAGAGGCTGAGCATCAAACACCTCaagaatgaaaacaacaggATCAAG GCTGAGAAGATGAGAGCACAGCTGGCATCActgcctccactctgtcctcctAAACTGCCACAAGTTCCCAAAGACAGCTCCATGCCACCACAGGGGCTAAACACGGGCATCTATCGCAGGACAGACCAACTGCTGGCAACCCTGCTCAAGCTGAGCGCAGAGGTCAAGGTGGTGGATATCACCGGGAAGACTGCAG TTAGTGCCAGTGCTCAGCTGCTGGAACAGACAGCTAGACTGAAGAACCTCTCAGACGCTCTGGAAAAACTCAAG GGAGAAGTAGCTGAACACGTAGTCTCTTACCAGCCTGGTGCGAAGGCCTCCTCAGACTTTGCCACCTTCCCAGTTTCCTCTTTTGTTAAG GCcaaagaggagaagcagggaggaaCAGTGTTTGTAGGACGCGTTTCCATTCCGTGCACCGCTGGCCAGGAACAAGTCCACCGCCTTGTCCTGtctcaacagcagctgcagcaagtGCACCGCCTCCTGATGGCATAA